Proteins from a genomic interval of Phlebotomus papatasi isolate M1 chromosome 3, Ppap_2.1, whole genome shotgun sequence:
- the LOC129807931 gene encoding zinc carboxypeptidase-like translates to MKTTVVWITLFCTFGQILGEVARYDNYRLYSVSTNSIKDISILNDLEANSDSVIFLSKPSKVSGESQVVVAPHKLADFVDLLQRHGLRFRILEKNLQRQIDLERKIMKRSNHKSDEFDFDKYHTLEELHNWLHSLEKKYPEVVKVVSAGKSFEGRDLLGVELSHGENKPGVFVESGIHAREWITPATTVFLVNELLTSTDPDVRYLAENFTWYVLPSVNPDGYVHTHEKNRLWRKTRKPHGTCVGVDANRNWDFHWNEVGASNQPCSDTYAGPEAFSEPETVAVSNYVKELKDKVHLYLSFHSFSQLIIFPNGYTSQHVVNHKDLQDVGDVAAKALSQRYGTKYTVGPIYETIYPAAGTSIDWTYGAMNVSLSFCYELRPKTLFQGGFQLPANQIRPTALETLDSLVAMVKRSEELNYFETV, encoded by the coding sequence ATGAAGACTACCGTAGTCTGGATTACACTTTTCTGTACCTTTGGTCAGATTCTTGGAGAAGTAGCAAGGTACGACAACTACCGTTTGTACAGTGTTTCTACCAACTCCATCAAAGACATCAGCATCTTGAATGATTTGGAAGCAAACAGCGACAGTGTCATCTTTCTATCTAAACCCTCAAAAGTATCCGGTGAAAGTCAGGTTGTTGTAGCACCTCACAAGTTAGCTGACTTTGTGGATCTTCTTCAACGGCATGGATTGAGGTTCAGGATCTTGGAGAAAAATCTTCAAAGACAAATCGACTTGGAGCGCAAAATAATGAAGCGTTCCAATCACAAAAGTGACGAATTCGACTTCGACAAATACCATACCCTCGAAGAGCTACACAACTGGCTGCACTCCCTGGAAAAGAAGTACCCAGAAGTAGTGAAGGTGGTTAGTGCTGGAAAATCTTTTGAGGGTCGTGATTTACTAGGAGTAGAGCTGTCTCATGGCGAAAATAAACCTGGAGTTTTTGTTGAATCTGGTATTCATGCCCGTGAATGGATCACCCCAGCAACAACGGTCTTCCTTGTTAATGAACTCCTAACAAGCACCGATCCAGACGTAAGATATCTCGCTGAGAACTTCACCTGGTATGTCTTACCAAGTGTTAATCCTGATGGATATGTGCACACACATGAGAAAAATCGCCTTTGGAGGAAAACCAGAAAGCCCCATGGAACTTGTGTAGGAGTTGATGCAAATCGAAACTGGGATTTCCATTGGAATGAAGTTGGAGCTAGTAATCAACCATGTTCAGATACCTATGCTGGTCCTGAAGCCTTTTCTGAACCCGAAACCGTCGCTGTTTCCAATTATGTGAAAGAACTCAAGGATAAAGTACATTTGTATCTATCTTTCCACTCCTTCAGTCAGCTCATCATTTTCCCTAATGGGTACACCAGTCAACATGTCGTCAATCATAAGGACCTTCAAGATGTTGGCGATGTAGCTGCTAAGGCTTTGTCTCAGAGATATGGTACCAAGTACACAGTAGGTCCAATCTACGAAACTATTTATCCAGCTGCTGGAACTTCTATTGACTGGACCTACGGTGCTATGAATGTCTCCCTCTCCTTCTGCTACGAACTAAGGCCTAAGACTCTTTTCCAAGGTGGATTTCAACTACCTGCTAACCAAATAAGACCAACAGCTTTGGAAACTCTGGATTCTTTGGTAGCTATGGTAAAGCGAAGTGAAGAACTTAATTACTTCGAAACCGTCTAA
- the LOC129806699 gene encoding zinc carboxypeptidase-like: MVMLHLQFHMKIAKISVMLVLHLKSWKNVEFVRNLELDLDNTLEVLTPIRKEVPQEVSVLVSPSRIEDFTEDLQSSAIAYTLVEENFQDVLDQDARINNLRAISEGFGWDRYYRLQNIHKWLRSLETKHPGVVTTVVGGSSYENRDLLGIKISHGANNPAVFLEGGIHAREWISPATTTFIANELLTSENAEIKRLAQTYDWYIFPNVNPDGYVHTFRANRMWRKTRRPYGFCFGADPNRNWNHHWNEVGSSSFSCSEVYAGPYTFSEKETSNLSTYIKSISNLRLYVSMHSYSQLLLYPYGTSDKVKNSQDYDRISNATVRAIARRYGTSYEYGNIEETIYPASGGSIDWVHGVAHVPLAFTFELRPDSNDHYGFLLPPDQIIPTGEESMDGIVAMVQEAESLGYMN, translated from the exons ATGGTAATGCTTCACCTTCAGTTTCACATGAAGATAGCAAAAATCAGTGTTATGCTGGT TTTACATCTCAAGTCGTGGAAAAATGTGGAATTTGTGCGGAATCTCGAACTGGATCTTGATAACACACTCGAAGTTTTAACTCCCATACGAAAGGAAGTTCCCCAGGAGGTTTCTGTGCTTGTATCTCCAAGTAGAATTGAAGATTTTACAGAAGATCTTCAATCTTCGGCTATCGCTTACACTCTGGTGGAAGAGAATTTTCAAGATGTCCTAGATCAGGATGCAAGGATTAATAATTTGAGGGCTATTTCTGAGGGATTTGGTTGGGATCGGTACTACAGGCTGCAAAACATTCACAAATGGCTAAGAAGTCTTGAAACTAAACATCCTGGTGTTGTAACAACTGTTGTTGGTGGGAGCAGTTATGAAAACAGGGATCTCCTAGGTATTAAGATTTCGCATGGTGCTAACAATCCTGCTGTATTCCTTGAAG GAGGAATTCATGCTCGAGAGTGGATCTCGCCGGCAACTACAACATTTATCGCCAACGAACTCTTAACTAGTGAAAATGCCGAAATCAAGAGGCTTGCACAAACCTACGACTGGTACATTTTCCCAAACGTAAATCCAGACGGTTATGTGCATACATTCAGAGCCAACAGGATGTGGCGCAAAACTCGTCGTCCCTATGGCTTCTGCTTCGGAGCTGATCCCAATCGCAACTGGAACCATCACTGGAACGAAGTTGGATCCAGCTCTTTCTCTTGTTCTGAAGTCTATGCTGGGCCATACACCTTTTCTGAAAAGGAAACCTCAAATCTGTCTACGTACATCAAGAGCATTTCGAACTTGCGCCTATATGTTTCGATGCATTCCTACAGCCAATTGCTACTGTATCCTTATGGAACGTCTGATAAGGTGAAGAACTCCCAGGACTATGATAGGATATCCAACGCAACGGTTAGAGCGATTGCCAGACGCTATGGAACGTCGTATGAATATGGAAACATCGAAGAAACCATCTACCCTGCTTCTGGAGGATCTATTGATTGGGTTCATGGAGTAGCGCATGTTCCCCTGGCGTTCACTTTTGAGCTGAGACCTGATTCAAATGACCACTACGGATTCTTGCTACCCCCGGACCAAATCATCCCTACAGGGGAAGAAAGTATGGATGGAATTGTGGCAATGGTTCAGGAAGCAGAGAGTCTGGGATATATGAACTAA